The following coding sequences lie in one Camelus bactrianus isolate YW-2024 breed Bactrian camel chromosome 8, ASM4877302v1, whole genome shotgun sequence genomic window:
- the ZNF292 gene encoding zinc finger protein 292 isoform X4, with product MADEEAEQERLSRGGGGCAAELQRLGERLQELERQLRESRVQAVEAATEYCQQLCQTEGAGLATCIELCVKALRLESTENTEVKISICKTISCLLPEDLEVKRACQLSEFLIEPTVDAYYAVEMLYNQPDQKYDEENLPIPNSLRCELLLVLKTQWPFDPEFWDWKTLKRQCLALMGEEASIVSSIDELNDSEVYEKVADYQEESKETSVNGLSGGIGTNSGLLRDICDEKQKKREIKQLRERGFISARFRNWQAYMQYCVLCDKEFLGHRIVRHAQKHYKDGVYSCPICAKNFSSKETFVPHVTLHVKQSSKERLAAMKPLRRLGRPPKITTTIENQKTNAVAKQEQRPIKKNSLYSTDFIVFNDNDGSDDENEDKDKSYEPEVIPVQKPVPVNEFNCPVTFCKKGFKYFKNLIAHVKGHKDNEDAKRFLEMQSKKVICQYCRRHFVSVTHLNDHLQMHCGSKPYICIQMKCKAGFNSYAELLTHRKEHQVFRARCMFPKCGRIFSEAYLLYDHEAQHYNTYTCKITGCGKVYRSQSELEKHLDDHSIPEKVLPPEDQLNSSGDPIQPPRVSQSIEGNTEKERSMLPSGNNVDNTLPEDRSDAWDKSKAESPVTKQEQTSASELRQADGLLPNGLENPAATSLLQASEVAVSIKVSLNQGIEGNFGKQENSAVEGTGDSLVTNLHTPVGDTCNDLCHTGFQEGKEQDCFNEAQITQNPLVDSETLKIDDLTPQNLERQVNNLMTFSVQNQAGFQNSLPTSKFDCGASVKPSPNLYNLPLKTLESITFIPPQPNLSNSLGTPSVPPKAPVQKFSCQVEGCTRTYNSSQSIGKHMKTAHPDQYAAFKMQRKSKKGQKSNNLNTPNNGKFVYFLPSQMSNSNNAFFTPQTKANGTPTCSNQLQHVSPSIFPAHLTSVSAPLLPSVESVISPNIPTQDKNEQSGGMLCPQMENLSNTALPAQMEDLTKTVLPLNIDSGSDPFLPLPAESSSMSLFPSPADSGTNSAFSQLENSTNHFSSQIEGNTNSSFLKGGNGENAVFPSQVSVANDFSSTSAQQSAPEKVKKDRGRGPNGKERKPKHNKRAKWPAIIRDGKFICSRCYRAFTNPRSLGGHLSKRSYCKPLDGAEIAQELLQNNGQPSLLASMILSTNAVNLQQPQQPATFSPEACFKDPSFLQLLAAESRSATFLPNTFPRTGVTNFSTSVSQEGSEIIKQALETAGIPSTFEGAEMLSLPAGCVSDAAQVTATVMPSPPVPALLQTVCHPAPLLTDQNRTPDPKAPSIEECSSLPVFPTNDLLLKTVENGLCSGSFPNSSGPSQNFTGNSSRVSVISGPQNTRSTHLNKKGNSASKRRKKVAPPLIAPNASQNLVTSDLSTMGLIAKSIEIPTTNLHSNVIPNCEPQGLVENLTQKLNNVDNQLFMTDVKGNFKTNLESHTVLAPLPLKTENGDSQMMALNSCTTSINSDLQISEDNVIQNFEKTLEIIKSAMNSQILEVKSGSQGVGETSQNAQINYNIQLPSLNTVQNNKLPDASQFSSFIGVMPTKSNIPQSQVLHKEDQIQEILEGLQKLKLENDLSTPISQCVLINPSVTLTPTPVKSVPNVTVVQPVSEMISNIQFSDRVNKPFVCQNQGCNYSAMTKDALFKHYGKIHQYTPEMILEIKKTQLKFAPFKCVVPTCTKTFTRNSNLRAHCQLVHHFTTEEMVKLKIKRPYGRKSQTENSSASRIPQVKRQLTVTEENKREFQPALELGVMKENALSNTAVIPEKQLTEKKSPEKTEGSSQLVAVTSEQCNTNSLINIQTKGRKVRRHKKEKEEKKRKKPVSQCPEFPTRYSPYRPYRCVHQGCFAAFTIQQNLILHYQAVHKSDLPAFSAEVEEESEAGKESEEIETKPTVKEFRCQVSDCSRIFQAITGLIQHYMKLHEMSPEEIESMTASVDVGKFPCDQSECKSSFTTYLNYVVHLEADHGIGVKGNKTEEDGIYKCDCEGCDRVYATRSNLLRHIFNKHNDKHKAHLIRPRRLTPGQENISSKANQEKTKSKHRGTKYRSGKEGIKMPKTKRKKKNNLENKTAKIVQIEENKPYSLKRGKHVYSIKARNDALSECTSRFVTQYPCMIKGCTSVVTSESNIIRHYKCHKLSKAFTSQHRNLLIVFKRCCNSQLKETSEQEVEKSDVKDSDTGLSESNDNSRTTTVPQKEIEKNEKDEMDELTELFITKLINEDNTSVETQAQTSSNVSNDFQESNPCPSEKQKAGNLKRVNKEKNTSQNKKRKVEKVEPASAVELSSVHKEEETAVAIQTTEDHPASFDWSSFKPMGFEVSFLKFLEESAVKQKKNSDKDHPNSGNKKGSHSNSRKNIDKTAVTGGNHICSCKESETFVQFANPSQLQCSDNVKIVLDKTLKDCTELVLKQLQEMKPTVSLKKLEVHSNDPDVSVLKEISMGKATGRGQY from the coding sequence ACTGAAGGGGCTGGACTTGCCACTTGTATAGAACTGTGCGTAAAAGCACTCCGCCTGGAATCTACAGAAAATACTGAAGTGAAAATATCTATTTGCAAGACCATTTCGTGCTTGTTGCCTGAAGATCTGGAAGTTAAACGTGCTTGTCAACTGAGTGAATTTCTTATTGAGCCTACAGTAGATGCATATTACGCTGTGGAAATGTTGTATAACCAGCCAGACCAGAAATATGATGAAGAGAATCTTCCGATACCAAATTCTCTACGCTGTGAGCTCTTACTTGTATTGAAAACTCAGTGGCCCTTTGATCCAGAATTCTGGGATTGGAAAACCTTAAAACGACAGTGTCTTGCACTGATGGGGGAAGAAGCATCCATTGTGTCTTCAATAGATGAACTAAATGACAGCGAAGTTTATGAGAAAGTAGCAGACTACCAGGAAGAGAGTAAAGAAACTTCTGTGAATGGCCTTTCTGGTGGAATTGGTACTAATTCTGGCCTTCTTAGGGACATTTGTGATGAAaagcagaagaagagagagataaAACAATTAAGAGAGAGGGGATTTATATCTGCCAGGTTTCGAAACTGGCAAGCCTACATGCAGTATTGTGTGCTATGTGACAAAGAATTCCTTGGTCATCGAATAGTTCGGCATGCTCAAAAACATTACAAAGATGGGGTTTACAGTTGCCCCATTTGTGCAAAGAACTTCAGTTCTAAAGAAACTTTTGTCCCTCATGTCACATTGCACGTTAAACAATCTAGTAAAGAGAGACTAGCAGCTATGAAGCCATTAAGAAGGTTGGGAAGGCCTCCTAAGATCACAACTACCATCGAGAATCAGAAGACTAATGCTGTGGCCAAGCAGGAGCAGCGGCCTATCAAAAAGAATAGTCTCTATTCAACAGACTTCATAGTGTTTAATGACAATGATGGTTCAGATGATGAAAATGAGGACAAAGATAAATCTTATGAGCCAGAGGTGATCCCAGTCCAGAAACCAGTACCTGTTAATGAATTCAATTGCCCTGTAACTTTTTGTAAAAAGGGctttaagtactttaaaaatttaattgctCATGTAAAAGGACATAAGGATAATGAAGATGCCAAGCGCTTTCTTGAAATGCAAAGCAAGAAAGTTATCTGCCAGTACTGTAGACGGCATTTTGTAAGTGTTACTCATCTCAATGATCACTTACAAATGCACTGTGGCAGTAAGCCATATATCTGTATACAAATGAAATGTAAGGCCGGTTTTAATAGTTATGCGGAGCTCTTAACCCACCGAAAGGAACATCAAGTCTTTAGAGCAAGGTGCATGTTTCCTAAATGTGGCAGAATTTTTTCAGAAGCTTATTTACTGTATGATCATGAAGCACAGCATTATAATACCTATACTTGTAAGATCACAGGTTGTGGTAAGGTTTATCGTTCTCAGAGTGAGCTTGAAAAGCATCTGGATGACCACAGTATTCCCGAAAAAGTGCTGCCTCCTGAAGACCAACTTAATTCATCTGGAGATCCTATTCAGCCTCCCAGAGTGAGTCAGAGCATTGAAGGGAACACTGAGAAAGAAAGATCTATGCTTCCTTCAGGAAATAATGTTGACAACACTTTACCAGAAGATAGAAGTGATGCTTGGGATAAAAGCAAGGCAGAGTCTCCTGTGACCAAACAAGAACAGACTTCTGCCTCGGAGCTCAGGCAGGCTGACGGACTGTTGCCAAATGGTTTGGAAAACCCTGCTGCTACTTCTCTGCTTCAGGCCAGCGAAGTAGCCGTGTCCATCAAGGTGTCCCTCAATCAGGGGATTGAGGGTAACTTTGGAAAGCAAGAAAACTCAGCTGTGGAAGGCACTGGTGACTCACTGGTCACAAACTTACATACACCAGTTGGAGATACGTGTAATGATTTGTGTCATACAGGtttccaagaaggaaaagaacaggatTGTTTTAACGAAGCCCAGATTACTCAGAATCCTTTGGTAGATTCAGAAACCCTCAAAATAGATGACCTTACTCCACAAAACTTGGAAAGACAAGTGAACAACCTGATGACCTTTTCTGTGCAAAACCAGGCAGGATTTCAAAACAGTTTACCAACTTCCAAGTTTGACTGTGGAGCTAGTGTTAAACCATCACCCAATCTGTATAATTTACCTCTGAAGACATTAGAAAGTATCACATTTATTCCACCACAGCCCAACCTAAGTAATTCTTTAGGAACTCCATCAGTGCCTCCAAAAGCGCCAGTTCAGAAATTCAGCTGCCAGGTTGAGGGATGTACTCGAACCTATAATTCTTCACAGAGCATTGGGAAACACATGAAGACTGCACACCCCGACCAGTATGCGGCATTTAAAATGCAGCGCAAAAGCAAAAAGGGGCAGAAATCTAACAACTTAAATACACCAAATAATggaaagtttgtttattttttgccatCACAGATGAGCAACTCtaataatgcatttttcacacCACAGACCAAAGCCAATGGGACTCCTACGTGTTCTAACCAGTTGCAGCATGTCTCACCTTCCATTTTTCCAGCTCATTTAACAAGTGTGTCAGCTCCACTATTGCCCTCTGTGGAAAGTGTCATAAGTCCAAATATACCTACTCAGGATAAGAATGAGCAAAGTGGTGGTATGTTATGTCCCCAGATGGAAAATCTGTCTAATACTGCCTTGCCAGCACAAATGGAAGATCTCACCAAAACAGTTTTGCCTTTGAATATTGACAGCGGCTCAGATCCTTTCCTTCCTTTACCTGCAGAAAGTAGCTCAATGTCTCTCTTCCCTTCACCAGCAGATAGTGGGACTAATTCTGCTTTTTCCCAACTGGAAAATAGTACAAATCATTTTTCCTCACAGATTGAAGGAAACACTAATTCCTCCTTTCTAAAGGGAGGTAATGGTGAAAATGCAGTTTTTCCCTCACAAGTCAGTGTTGCAAATGACTTCAGTAGCACTAGTGCCCAACAGTCTGCaccagaaaaagttaaaaaagaccGTGGGCGAGGCCCaaatgggaaggaaagaaaacccaAGCACAACAAAAGGGCTAAGTGGCCAGCAATTATCAGAGATGGGAAATTTATCTGTAGCAGGTGTTACAGGGCTTTTACCAATCCCAGATCTCTGGGCGGACACTTGTCTAAGCGATCTTACTGTAAACCACTGGATGGAGCAGAAATTGCTCAAGAACTTCTGCAGAATAATGGACAGCCTTCTCTCCTTGCTAGCATGATTCTCTCCACAAATGCAGTAAACCTGCAGCAGCCGCAGCAGCCTGCTACCTTCAGTCCAGAGGCATGCTTCAAAGATCCATCATTCCTGCAACTTCTTGCTGCTGAAAGTCGCTCAGCAACATTTTTACCAAATACATTTCCTCGGACTGGTGTGACTAACTTTAGTACAAGTGTTAGTCAGGAAGGAAGTGAAATTATTAAGCAGGCTTTGGAAACTGCTGGCATTCCCAGTACGTTTGAGGGTGCCGAAATGCTCTCTCTCCCAGCAGGTTGTGTCTCAGATGCAGCACAAGTGACTGCAACAGTGATGCCAAGTCCACCTGTGCCAGCCCTGCTACAGACCGTGTGCCACCCAGCACCCCTGCTGACAGACCAGAATAGGACCCCAGACCCCAAAGCCCCCTCCATTGAAGAATGCAGCAGTTTGCCTGTTTTTCCAACAAATGACTTACTACTGAAGACTGTTGAAAATGGTTTGTGCTCTGGTTCGTTCCCTAATTCTAGTGGGCCATCACAAAATTTTACCGGTAACAGCTCACGTGTTTCAGTTATAAGTGGTCCTCAGAACACACGGtctactcatttaaataaaaagggaaacagTGCTtctaagagaagaaagaaagttgCTCCTCCACTAATTGCACCTAATGCTTCCCAAAACTTGGTCACAAGTGACTTATCGACAATGGGACTTATAGCAAAGAGTATTGAGATACCAACTACTAACCTTCATTCAAATGTAATTCCCAATTGTGAACCTCAGGGTTTGGTGGAAAATCtaacacagaaattaaataatgttGACAATCAGTTGTTTATGACTGATGTGAAAGGAAACTTTAAGACCAATCTTGAGTCCCATACAGTGTTAGCTCCCTTaccattaaaaactgaaaatggtgATTCCCAAATGATGGCTTTGAATTCATGCACAACTTCAATAAATTCTGATTTACAGATTTCTGAAGACAATGTTATACAAAACTTTGAAAAAACTCTTGAAATTATTAAAAGTGCTATGAATTCTCAAATACTTGAGGTAAAAAGTGGATCTCAGGGTGTTGGTGAAACATCGCAGAATGCTCAGATAAATTATAACATTCAGCTTCCTTCACTAAACACTGTTCAAAATAACAAATTACCTGATGCTTCTCAGTTTTCCTCTTTCATAGGTGTCATGCCGACAAAAAGTAACATTCCTCAGTCTCAAGTACTACATAAGGAAGATCAAATACAGGAGATTTTAGAAGGCTTACAGAAACTGAAATTAGAAAATGACCTATCCACTCCAATATCCCAGTGTGTACTGATAAACCCGTCAGTGACCCTGACTCCCACTCCTGTTAAATCGGTTCCAAATGTCACAGTTGTTCAGCCAGTTTCTGAAATGATAAGCAACATTCAGTTTAGTGACAGAGTTAATAAACCCTTTGTGTGTCAAAACCAAGGCTGTAATTACAGTGCTATGACAAAGGATGCACTATTCAAGCACTATGGTAAGATTCATCAGTACACTCCAGAGATGATTCTTGAAATTAAGAAGACTCAGTTGAAATTTGCTCCGTTTAAATGTGTGGTACCTACATGTACAAAAACATTTACAAGAAATTCTAATCTGCGGGCACACTGTCAGTTGGTACACCATTTTACAACAGAAGAAAtggtaaaactaaaaataaaaaggccTTATGGAAGAAAATCTCAGACTGAAAATTCGTCAGCCTCACGAATTCCTCAAGTAAAAAGACAGCTAACTGtcacagaggaaaataaaagggAATTCCAGCCTGCTTTAGAATTGGGAGTGATGAAGGAAAACGCCCTCAGTAATACAGCAGTGATCCCAGAAAAacaacttacagaaaaaaaaagtcctgagaAAACAGAAGGCTCTTCACAGCTGGTTGCAGTTACTTCAGAACAGTGTAATACAAATTCTCTCATAAACATTCAAACCAAAGGACGGAAAGTTAggagacataaaaaagaaaaggaggagaaaaaacgCAAGAAGCCAGTTTCTCAGTGTCCCGAGTTTCCAACAAGATACAGCCCCTACAGACCGTATCGATGTGTCCACCAGGGTTGCTTTGCCGCCTTTACCATACAGCAAAACTTAATTCTGCATTACCAGGCCGTGCACAAGTCAGATCTGCCTGCGTTTTCTGCAGAGGTTGAAGAGGAAAGCGAAGCTGGtaaagaaagtgaagaaattGAAACTAAGCCAACTGTGAAGGAATTTCGATGTCAGGTGAGTGACTGTTCTCGAATTTTCCAAGCAATTACTGGCCTCATACAGCACTACATGAAACTTCATGAAATGTCTCCTGAGGAAATTGAAAGTATGACCGCTTCTGTGGATGTTGGGAAATTTCCATGTGATCAGTCAGAGTGTAAATCTTCGTTTACCACGTATTTGAATTATGTTGTCCATCTTGAGGCAGACCATGGAATTGGGGTGAAGGGAAATAAAACTGAAGAAGATGGCATATACAAGTGTGACTGTGAAGGCTGTGACCGAGTATATGCGACTCGGTCTAATCTCCTCCGacacatttttaataagcatAATGACAAACATAAAGCTCATTTGATTCGGCCAAGAAGATTAACGCCTGGTCAGGAAAATATATCAAGCAAGGCAAACCAAGAAAAGACGAAGTCTAAACATCGGGGGACAAAATACAGATCTGGAAAGGAAGGGATCAAAATGCCTAAGACTAAacgaaagaagaaaaataatttggaaaacaaGACTGCAAAGATTGTACAGATTGAAGAAAATAAGCCTTATTCTCTGAAACGGGGAAAGCACGTATACTCTATAAAGGCTCGGAACGATGCCTTATCTGAGTGTACAAGCAGGTTTGTAACCCAGTATCCTTGTATGATAAAGGGGTGTACATCAGTTGTTACAAGTGAAAGCAATATAATTAGACATTATAAATGCCATAAATTATCTAAGGCATTTACATCACAACACCGCAATCTTCTCATTGTCTTCAAACGGTGTTGCAACTCACAACTAAAGGAAACCTCTGAGCAAGAAGTTGAAAAGAGTGATGTGAAAGATTCTGACACGGGTTTATCAGAGAGCAATGATAACTCAAGGACAACTACAGTTCCTCAgaaggaaattgaaaaaaatgaaaaagatgaaatggATGAGCTAACAGAATTATTTATTAccaaattaataaatgaagacAACACAAGTGTGGAGACCCAAGCTCAGACCTCTTCAAATGTAAGTAATGATTTCCAGGAAAGTAACCCCTGCCcgtcagaaaaacaaaaagcaggtaATTTGAAGAgagttaataaagaaaaaaatacctcccaaaataaaaaaaggaaagttgaaaaagttGAACCAGCATCGGCAGTTGAGCTAAGTAGTGTGCATAAAGAGGAAGAAACTGCGGTTGCAATTCAAACCACTGAGGATCATCCTGCATCTTTTGACTGGAGCTCATTTAAACCAATGGGATTCGAAGTATCGTTTCTGAAGTTTCTTGAGGAGTCTGCAgtgaagcagaagaaaaataGTGACAAAGACCATCCAAATAGTGGGAATAAAAAAGGGTCCCattcaaattcaagaaaaaatattgaCAAGACTGCTGTGACTGGTGGAAATCACATATGTTCTTGTAAAGAAAGTGAAACCTTTGTACAGTTTGCCAATCCATCACAGCTTCAGTGCAGTGATAATGTAAAAATTGTTTTAGACAAGACTCTAAAAGATTGCACTGAGCTTGTCTTAAAGCAACTTCAGGAAATGAAACCTACCGTCAGTCTGAAAAAACTTGAAGTACATTCAAATGACCCAGATGTGTCTGTTCTGAAAGAAATCAGTATGGGTAAAGCCACGGGGAGAGGGCAGTACTGA